A portion of the Mesobacillus sp. AQ2 genome contains these proteins:
- a CDS encoding MDR family MFS transporter: protein MGQAEQKTVKKETKRPYVLATVMLAMFMGAVEGTIVSTAMPAIVGDLGGFALYSWVFSAYLLMNAVTVLIYGKLSDLFGRKPILTFGIIVFLIGSILSGTAETMEMLILYRFIQGFGAGAVMPIATTIVGDIYSREERAKVQGYLSSVWGISAVSGPALGGLLVEYASWRYVFWINVPLGILAIAGLWLYLHENIEKKKHKVDYPGAILLTISISSLMIVLVEAGANWAWTSPKTIGLISLSVLGFIFFILQEKRAEEPMMPFNIWREQSIFIANMTSLTTGVMLIGISSFLPAFVQGVMERSPIVAGFTLTAMSIGWPIASAASGRLLLSIGYRKTSLFGGASLILGSILFVTLTPEAGPLWAAAGSFFVGVGMGLTSTAFIVSIQSTVTWQQRGIATAANMFMRNLGNTVGAALLGGVLNSSILSYMKKHGAEDQDLSIDAANVLLNEAERQKLSAGMKTILQDALTNALHSVYIVVFIFAVVSLLFILFLPKEEKTAD, encoded by the coding sequence ATGGGACAAGCTGAACAAAAGACTGTGAAAAAAGAAACGAAACGGCCATATGTCCTGGCAACAGTCATGCTCGCCATGTTCATGGGAGCCGTGGAAGGGACTATAGTGTCAACCGCGATGCCGGCTATTGTCGGGGATCTTGGCGGGTTTGCATTATACAGCTGGGTTTTCTCAGCATATTTGCTGATGAATGCTGTTACGGTCCTTATCTATGGGAAACTTTCTGATTTATTTGGAAGGAAGCCAATACTGACTTTTGGTATCATTGTGTTCCTGATTGGATCCATCCTGTCCGGTACGGCAGAAACGATGGAGATGTTGATCTTATACCGTTTCATCCAGGGTTTTGGCGCAGGCGCTGTCATGCCGATTGCCACAACAATTGTCGGGGACATTTATTCCAGGGAGGAACGGGCAAAGGTACAGGGCTATCTCTCCAGTGTCTGGGGAATCTCAGCTGTATCAGGCCCGGCACTCGGAGGCCTCCTTGTGGAATATGCAAGCTGGAGATATGTTTTCTGGATCAATGTTCCGCTTGGTATACTCGCAATCGCGGGTCTATGGTTATACCTTCATGAAAATATCGAGAAAAAGAAGCATAAAGTCGATTATCCGGGTGCTATCCTGCTGACAATCTCTATTAGTTCCTTGATGATTGTCCTTGTAGAAGCTGGAGCGAACTGGGCCTGGACTTCACCGAAAACAATCGGTCTCATCAGCCTGAGCGTCCTTGGATTCATTTTCTTCATTCTTCAAGAGAAAAGGGCAGAAGAGCCTATGATGCCGTTTAATATTTGGCGGGAACAATCCATTTTCATTGCCAATATGACCTCATTGACTACGGGCGTCATGCTGATTGGCATATCAAGCTTTTTACCGGCATTCGTACAGGGTGTCATGGAGCGGTCCCCGATCGTAGCAGGCTTCACCCTGACGGCAATGTCGATTGGCTGGCCAATTGCTTCAGCAGCCAGCGGGAGGCTGTTACTGAGTATCGGATACCGTAAAACTTCCCTTTTTGGCGGAGCATCCCTGATCCTGGGCAGCATTCTGTTTGTCACTTTGACACCTGAGGCAGGTCCGTTATGGGCTGCAGCAGGGTCGTTTTTCGTCGGAGTAGGGATGGGACTGACAAGCACGGCTTTCATCGTTTCTATTCAAAGTACGGTCACCTGGCAGCAGAGAGGAATCGCTACCGCCGCAAATATGTTCATGAGGAACCTTGGCAATACCGTTGGTGCAGCACTGCTCGGCGGAGTTCTCAACAGCAGCATCCTCAGCTATATGAAAAAGCATGGAGCAGAAGACCAGGATCTTTCGATAGATGCAGCAAATGTGCTGCTCAATGAGGCGGAACGCCAAAAGCTTTCTGCTGGCATGAAAACGATCCTCCAGGACGCACTGACAAATGCACTGCATTCTGTCTATATTGTCGTGTTCATATTCGCAGTCGTCAGCTTGCTGTTCATCTTATTTCTGCCAAAAGAAGAAAAAACTGCAGATTGA
- a CDS encoding YkuJ family protein: MSQLQGIITRLKNLQEQSNGGEPSQRFFEVNGERKCQVTYHPKTETYELEVYNDKEKPKKYQFDNIDMITIEIFDLIQ; this comes from the coding sequence ATGTCACAGCTTCAAGGAATCATCACCCGTTTAAAGAATCTGCAAGAGCAGTCTAATGGAGGGGAGCCTTCCCAGCGCTTTTTTGAGGTAAATGGGGAGCGTAAATGCCAGGTTACATACCATCCAAAAACGGAAACATATGAACTGGAAGTTTACAACGACAAGGAAAAGCCGAAGAAATACCAGTTCGATAACATCGACATGATTACGATTGAGATCTTTGACCTTATTCAGTAA
- the cbpB gene encoding cyclic-di-AMP-binding protein CbpB, whose amino-acid sequence MISLYSGEFLGLSVKDLMIPSERVAHVQVGNSLEHALLVLTKSGYTAIPVLDPHYRLMGLISTPIIMDSILGLERIEFEQLDTKKVETAMNTEIPRINVHSNLQSSLDLLVDYPFLCIEDESGIFEGILTRRTVLQKLTNEVKRMNKK is encoded by the coding sequence ATGATTAGTCTTTACAGCGGTGAATTTCTGGGATTATCGGTTAAGGACCTGATGATTCCTTCTGAACGTGTAGCCCACGTCCAAGTCGGCAATAGTCTTGAGCACGCCCTCCTTGTCTTGACAAAGAGCGGATATACTGCAATTCCTGTACTGGATCCACATTATCGTTTAATGGGTTTGATCAGTACACCTATCATTATGGATTCCATCCTCGGACTCGAGAGAATTGAATTTGAGCAGCTTGATACTAAAAAAGTTGAAACCGCGATGAACACTGAAATCCCCAGGATCAATGTCCATTCCAATTTGCAATCTTCCCTTGATCTGCTGGTAGATTATCCGTTTCTATGTATAGAAGATGAATCAGGGATTTTTGAAGGAATTCTGACAAGACGGACTGTTTTGCAGAAATTGACGAACGAAGTGAAAAGAATGAATAAAAAATAG
- a CDS encoding MBL fold metallo-hydrolase, whose amino-acid sequence MKKPVQISQNVYLIDDYDLKMEERTGTYVLTEDKVTIIETSASPSIPYILEGLNILGISPADISYIIVTHIHLDHAGGAGLMLKHCPNAKVIVHPKGARHLADPSRLIQGAKAVYGKKFTDLFDPIVEVPEDRLLIKGEGDTLKISEKLTLEFLDTPGHANHHLSVYHPLTKGIFSGDTAGIFYPQLYREGIEFYLPTTSPNQFDPGKMLESMKKYKELGIERIYFGHYGMSERPAEAFRQVEHWLEIFIQEAELAFSDKNQREKLVENITKNIYDKIRSHLKQQGLADSHPIYELLFLDINVSAMGLAHYLTKLNGGSY is encoded by the coding sequence TTGAAAAAGCCAGTACAAATATCACAAAATGTCTATCTTATTGATGATTATGATCTCAAGATGGAAGAACGTACAGGAACCTATGTATTGACTGAGGACAAGGTTACCATTATCGAAACTTCCGCGAGTCCATCCATTCCCTATATCCTTGAAGGCTTGAACATACTCGGAATATCCCCGGCAGATATATCATACATAATCGTTACGCATATACACCTCGACCATGCTGGCGGTGCAGGTTTGATGCTCAAACACTGTCCAAATGCAAAAGTCATCGTTCATCCTAAGGGTGCCAGACATCTCGCCGATCCTTCCAGACTGATTCAGGGAGCAAAAGCGGTTTATGGCAAAAAGTTTACCGACCTGTTCGATCCGATTGTTGAGGTACCGGAGGATCGTTTGCTCATCAAAGGAGAGGGCGATACACTGAAAATCAGCGAGAAGCTGACGCTTGAGTTTCTGGATACTCCCGGCCATGCCAATCATCACCTGAGCGTTTATCATCCTTTAACAAAAGGGATTTTTTCAGGTGATACTGCCGGGATCTTTTATCCGCAGCTTTACCGTGAAGGAATTGAATTCTACCTTCCCACCACATCGCCAAATCAATTCGATCCGGGAAAAATGCTTGAATCCATGAAAAAATATAAGGAATTAGGTATCGAAAGAATCTATTTTGGTCATTATGGCATGTCGGAAAGACCGGCCGAAGCTTTCAGGCAGGTTGAGCATTGGCTTGAAATATTCATTCAGGAAGCAGAATTAGCTTTCTCAGATAAAAATCAACGTGAAAAGCTAGTCGAAAATATAACAAAAAACATTTATGATAAAATACGTTCCCATTTAAAACAGCAAGGTCTGGCTGACAGCCATCCGATCTACGAGCTGCTCTTCCTTGACATCAATGTAAGTGCGATGGGACTGGCACATTATTTAACAAAACTGAACGGAGGAAGCTATTAA
- a CDS encoding DUF3993 domain-containing protein produces the protein MDKRSKLLSLLFGFFVLFVPANAYAQSDLHGREEVFEFLGKAFDSQVSLSEKGRTMEEIDSILDPYFTDAYKSGFIDENVVGQENDFQTYGTDIAPYYIPFYAFSDKTKVVESEDEIYVVEFFPSAEEGPVNYEDHYEGLKLIKEKDGWKVAEYLYDQVPEEVIKQAYPEKMKDQQAAKPESEEKPFIGEIVFGPNFSTLKTFMELGVVFRSENRTILVGLL, from the coding sequence ATGGACAAGCGTTCTAAGCTATTATCTCTATTATTTGGATTTTTTGTTTTGTTCGTCCCGGCCAATGCATATGCACAATCAGATCTGCATGGCAGGGAAGAAGTTTTCGAATTCCTCGGGAAAGCTTTTGATTCACAGGTCTCGTTAAGTGAAAAAGGGAGGACGATGGAGGAAATTGACAGCATCCTTGACCCTTATTTTACAGATGCGTACAAGTCAGGATTCATTGATGAGAACGTTGTCGGCCAGGAAAATGATTTCCAGACATATGGGACCGACATAGCACCATATTATATCCCATTTTATGCATTTTCCGATAAAACAAAAGTGGTGGAATCTGAAGATGAAATATACGTTGTCGAATTTTTTCCGTCTGCTGAGGAAGGACCTGTAAACTATGAGGATCATTATGAAGGATTGAAGCTCATTAAGGAAAAGGATGGATGGAAGGTTGCTGAATATTTGTATGATCAGGTGCCCGAGGAAGTAATCAAACAGGCATATCCAGAAAAAATGAAAGATCAGCAGGCTGCTAAACCAGAAAGTGAAGAAAAGCCGTTCATTGGTGAAATCGTTTTTGGACCAAATTTCTCGACATTGAAAACATTCATGGAATTAGGAGTGGTATTCCGGAGCGAAAACAGGACCATTTTAGTTGGGCTATTATAA
- a CDS encoding metallophosphoesterase, whose product MSEQITRRKFIKKAVGTLLTAGGLTAGGYFYAREVEPRMLDIKRHTIRSAMLPAGFDGVKIIQFSDTHIGFQYTIEQLAKLVAKINELNPDLIVFTGDLLDDPRHFTEKKRTIITLLQQLEAPLGKFAVYGNHDHGGYGSDLYKQMMEQSGFTLLLNDSADVRLLDGSSIWISGIDDAMLGKPNLAEAMSKIPNESYTILLSHAPDKADEAAQYSIQLQLSGHSHGGQIQIPFYGPLVTPPFAEKYVEGFYDGGNNKEFKLYVNRGLGTTRLPFRFLSQPELTLFTLRHKKTSS is encoded by the coding sequence ATGTCTGAGCAAATCACCCGGAGGAAATTTATAAAAAAGGCAGTCGGCACATTATTGACTGCAGGCGGACTCACCGCTGGCGGCTATTTCTATGCCCGGGAAGTCGAGCCTCGGATGCTTGATATCAAGCGCCATACTATCAGGAGCGCCATGCTTCCGGCAGGATTTGATGGAGTGAAGATCATCCAATTCAGCGATACTCATATTGGTTTTCAATATACAATTGAGCAGCTTGCGAAGCTGGTTGCCAAAATCAATGAACTGAATCCGGATTTGATTGTTTTTACAGGCGATTTACTTGATGACCCCCGGCACTTTACAGAAAAGAAAAGGACAATCATCACACTGTTACAACAGTTAGAGGCCCCTCTTGGAAAATTTGCTGTATATGGAAATCACGATCATGGAGGATATGGTTCTGATTTATATAAACAAATGATGGAGCAATCAGGTTTCACCTTGCTGCTGAACGATTCTGCTGATGTCAGGCTTCTTGATGGCAGTTCGATCTGGATTTCCGGCATTGACGATGCCATGCTTGGCAAGCCAAATCTGGCAGAGGCTATGTCCAAAATACCTAATGAATCCTATACCATCCTCTTATCCCATGCTCCAGATAAAGCAGATGAAGCAGCACAATATTCTATTCAATTGCAGCTGAGCGGCCACAGCCACGGCGGACAAATCCAGATACCCTTTTACGGTCCACTGGTTACCCCGCCATTTGCCGAAAAATACGTAGAAGGCTTCTATGACGGAGGAAACAACAAGGAATTTAAACTATATGTGAATCGCGGACTGGGAACAACCAGGCTTCCGTTCAGGTTTTTGTCACAGCCTGAACTTACATTATTTACACTCCGCCACAAAAAAACAAGCAGCTGA
- a CDS encoding EAL-associated domain-containing protein: MDALDILTDLEHVVPYFQPIFNAEEHKIIGYEILGRYVGKNEEISLGSFFDDDSIPEEYRIEVENAVLSKALEIASSACEQELLWFVNRDAALLMLDDGEGFLQLILSYQDKGVRPDHIVLEISDRHVQSHIEHLINYYKSYGIKIAMDKVGSESSYLNRIAGIEPEILKIDMSSLRSNNGGPAYLDVLHSLSILARKIGAAILFENIETPYQLQFAWKNGGRFYQGFYLKKPDHGLVDKEILKDKLKGEIHGFILSEKKRLQSFYDLRIELNSRFQELISKYRKEQNPSELLMALGDRMDGVAFRMYVCDEDGFQLSPNLYKAGNEWLLQPEYENKNWSWRPYFLENIIRMRGGKKGILSDRYSDIETGEVIRTFSLPLNEKEFLFVDLSASFLHVREGLF; encoded by the coding sequence TTGGATGCTCTTGATATATTAACCGACCTTGAGCACGTTGTACCATACTTTCAGCCGATTTTTAATGCGGAAGAACATAAAATCATCGGGTACGAAATTTTAGGCCGTTATGTAGGCAAAAACGAAGAAATAAGTCTTGGATCTTTTTTTGATGATGACTCGATACCGGAAGAATACCGGATTGAAGTGGAGAATGCTGTACTTAGCAAAGCTCTTGAAATAGCTTCTAGTGCATGCGAGCAGGAGTTATTGTGGTTTGTTAACAGGGATGCGGCATTATTGATGTTGGACGATGGGGAAGGTTTTTTGCAATTGATTCTGTCTTACCAGGATAAAGGTGTTCGTCCAGATCATATTGTCCTTGAAATATCTGATCGCCATGTCCAAAGCCATATCGAGCATCTAATCAATTATTATAAATCTTACGGAATAAAAATCGCGATGGATAAAGTAGGCAGCGAAAGCAGTTATTTAAACCGTATAGCAGGCATAGAACCAGAAATACTAAAAATTGATATGTCCTCACTCCGATCCAATAACGGCGGACCAGCTTACCTGGATGTTCTACATTCCTTATCCATCCTCGCCCGTAAAATTGGCGCCGCGATATTGTTTGAAAACATTGAAACACCATACCAGCTGCAATTTGCCTGGAAGAACGGCGGCAGGTTCTATCAAGGATTTTACTTAAAAAAACCTGATCATGGATTAGTGGACAAAGAGATCCTCAAGGATAAGCTGAAGGGTGAAATCCACGGGTTTATTTTATCCGAGAAGAAACGGCTTCAGTCATTCTATGATTTGCGGATAGAATTGAACAGCAGGTTTCAGGAATTGATCAGCAAGTATAGAAAAGAACAGAATCCAAGTGAGTTACTGATGGCTCTCGGTGATCGTATGGATGGGGTTGCTTTCCGCATGTATGTCTGTGATGAAGACGGATTCCAGCTATCACCTAATCTTTATAAAGCAGGGAATGAGTGGCTTTTGCAGCCGGAATACGAAAATAAGAACTGGAGCTGGCGCCCATATTTTCTTGAGAATATCATCCGGATGAGAGGCGGAAAAAAAGGGATCCTCTCAGATCGCTACAGTGACATAGAAACTGGAGAAGTCATAAGGACTTTTTCGCTTCCATTGAACGAAAAGGAGTTTTTGTTCGTTGACTTAAGTGCATCTTTTTTACATGTAAGGGAAGGGTTATTTTGA
- a CDS encoding glutaredoxin family protein, producing MNDIIVYTQNDCPPCKIIKMFLTEFGFSFTEKNINEDDSSRQELTQTYNSYSTPTIVIGEEVITGFDLERLKKVLDIKD from the coding sequence ATGAATGACATCATCGTGTATACACAAAATGATTGCCCTCCCTGCAAGATCATTAAAATGTTCCTGACTGAATTCGGTTTTTCTTTTACCGAGAAGAACATCAATGAAGATGACAGCAGCAGACAGGAGCTGACTCAGACTTACAACTCCTACTCAACCCCTACGATCGTCATAGGTGAAGAAGTCATCACAGGGTTCGATCTGGAGCGGTTAAAAAAAGTCCTGGATATAAAAGATTAA
- a CDS encoding EAL domain-containing protein, which translates to MDQMKQSRITKRRSTPAPNKIEQMISDIIFKHVTDLVFIMKVEPGFQFRYLFANENGLLHAGMDPRDIGKTMKEVLPVDRFAHLQQQYVKSVKTGEEVVFHHEVDLENEKQVLGETLLTPVKNVSGDVQYVVAVTRDITETMKEKNRLIDSEQRYRSLIDHNLDAVFSIDLKGKILDVNPAAQILTGYTVKQLKSRKITSLICESDLPPFHELLADTKHGNAKESLDCRFMHRKGNFLTVHLKTIPIVIHSEIKGMYIIIRDLSEQAKNTELIRYMAFHDQLTGLQNRRALLDHLDSLVKSRMKQKNPFALLFLDIDRFKYLNDTLGHLVGDQILKQVADRLVEIQKENCTVYRQGGDEFIIVLEETGRLAAGEFAQKILSGFNESFYFNSQEYYITPSIGISLYPNDGRDAESLIKYADEALYSVKEKGKAHYQFYRSDMQSTGINVVTLEAHLRKAIEREELELYFQPQVNLITNEISSFEALLRWNSTEFGFISPAEFIPLAEDTGLIIPIGNWVIDRACRQIREWSEKAGRPIRIAVNISPKQFLQLDLVRVIKNAVEQHDIDPGLLEIEITEGAMQDTKETIPTLKRLKDLGIKISVDDFGTGYSSLSYLKQFPIDVLKIDQSFIGDIKYNGKDAAIITTIIHLGKSLGMEVIAEGVEEPSQVEFLTNADCEKAQGFFFARPLKVMEAEERFIMKTSS; encoded by the coding sequence ATGGATCAGATGAAGCAATCACGAATCACAAAAAGGAGGAGCACACCAGCTCCCAATAAAATAGAACAGATGATTTCAGATATCATCTTTAAACATGTGACGGATCTTGTTTTTATCATGAAGGTAGAACCGGGATTTCAATTCCGTTACTTATTTGCGAATGAAAACGGGCTGCTTCACGCGGGAATGGACCCGCGTGATATTGGCAAGACGATGAAGGAAGTATTGCCTGTTGACCGGTTTGCCCATTTGCAGCAGCAGTATGTAAAGTCCGTGAAAACTGGTGAGGAAGTCGTTTTCCATCATGAAGTTGATCTAGAAAATGAAAAACAGGTTCTTGGTGAGACGCTGCTGACCCCGGTGAAGAATGTTTCAGGGGACGTTCAATATGTTGTAGCGGTAACCCGGGATATTACCGAAACGATGAAGGAAAAGAATAGATTGATTGACAGTGAGCAGCGCTATCGTTCACTTATCGACCATAATCTTGATGCGGTTTTTTCAATCGATCTAAAAGGAAAAATCCTTGATGTCAACCCAGCTGCGCAAATATTGACCGGTTATACGGTCAAACAGCTTAAATCGAGGAAGATCACCAGCTTGATTTGCGAGAGTGACCTGCCGCCATTCCACGAACTTTTGGCTGATACGAAACATGGAAATGCAAAGGAATCGCTTGATTGCCGCTTCATGCACCGAAAGGGCAATTTCCTGACAGTCCATTTGAAGACGATACCAATTGTGATTCATTCTGAAATAAAAGGCATGTATATCATCATACGGGACCTTTCCGAACAGGCTAAAAATACCGAGTTGATAAGATACATGGCATTCCACGATCAGCTTACAGGGCTGCAAAACCGAAGGGCACTTCTCGATCATCTTGATAGTCTTGTCAAAAGCCGAATGAAGCAAAAAAATCCATTCGCCCTTCTCTTTCTTGATATCGATCGGTTCAAGTATTTGAACGATACACTGGGTCATCTTGTTGGCGACCAGATTCTGAAACAGGTTGCCGATCGACTGGTCGAAATCCAAAAAGAAAACTGTACTGTGTACAGACAAGGCGGTGACGAATTCATCATTGTCCTTGAAGAAACAGGAAGGCTGGCCGCAGGTGAATTTGCACAAAAAATATTATCCGGATTCAACGAATCTTTTTATTTCAATTCCCAGGAGTATTATATAACACCAAGCATTGGAATCAGTCTATATCCCAATGATGGCAGGGACGCTGAATCCTTGATTAAATATGCGGATGAAGCATTATATAGCGTTAAAGAAAAAGGGAAAGCACACTACCAATTTTATCGGTCAGACATGCAATCAACAGGAATCAATGTCGTTACCCTTGAGGCCCATTTGCGAAAAGCCATCGAACGGGAAGAACTGGAACTTTATTTTCAGCCGCAGGTGAACTTAATTACCAATGAAATTTCCAGCTTTGAAGCTTTGCTTCGATGGAACAGCACTGAGTTTGGCTTTATTTCTCCTGCTGAATTCATTCCGCTTGCAGAAGATACCGGGTTGATCATCCCGATCGGCAACTGGGTAATTGACAGGGCATGCCGTCAAATCAGGGAATGGTCTGAGAAGGCAGGGAGACCAATCAGGATTGCGGTCAATATATCCCCGAAGCAATTCTTGCAGCTGGATTTAGTCAGGGTGATTAAAAATGCGGTTGAACAGCATGATATAGATCCTGGCCTTCTGGAAATTGAGATTACAGAAGGAGCAATGCAGGATACGAAAGAAACAATCCCAACCTTGAAACGTTTGAAAGATCTAGGAATCAAAATTTCCGTTGATGATTTTGGGACAGGCTACTCATCACTCAGTTATTTAAAGCAGTTTCCTATTGATGTATTGAAGATTGACCAGAGTTTCATAGGGGATATAAAGTATAACGGCAAGGATGCCGCCATCATAACAACCATTATCCACCTTGGCAAAAGCCTGGGCATGGAAGTGATTGCCGAAGGTGTTGAAGAACCAAGCCAGGTAGAATTCCTTACAAATGCCGATTGCGAAAAAGCCCAGGGGTTCTTTTTTGCAAGACCATTAAAAGTAATGGAAGCAGAAGAGAGATTCATAATGAAAACAAGCAGCTGA
- a CDS encoding LysR family transcriptional regulator — MSSISEFHLLSVLAQEMNMRKAAERLFVSQPALSQRLQSIEKDWGTKLFLRSQKGLTLTPAGEVVLQFVNETIAREEKARETIHALNSEVYGTLKIAVASIVGQNWLPQVLKKYVSRYPQAKISLVTGWSSEISKALYEDQVHIGIIRGTPDWKGVKIHLFKDSLYLVDTEITSPEQVLDTDRPFIQFKSDSNYYQEIQDWWLRQFQTAPKRTIIVDQIETCKQMTFNGIGYAILPAITLNGAEKDIFKVPLHDENNEPLGRDTWLLGYESAFQLKQVQAFIEIVKEHIVDSKKNDN; from the coding sequence ATGTCATCAATTTCGGAATTTCATTTATTGTCAGTGCTTGCACAGGAGATGAATATGAGGAAGGCAGCGGAGAGACTGTTTGTCTCACAGCCAGCCTTGTCCCAGCGTCTTCAATCAATTGAGAAGGATTGGGGCACCAAGCTTTTCCTTCGCTCCCAGAAGGGGCTTACTTTGACTCCTGCAGGAGAGGTCGTCCTTCAATTTGTCAATGAGACCATCGCCAGGGAAGAAAAAGCGAGAGAAACGATCCATGCATTAAACTCAGAAGTGTATGGAACCCTTAAAATAGCTGTCGCTTCAATTGTCGGGCAAAATTGGCTGCCACAGGTGTTGAAGAAATATGTAAGCCGTTATCCACAGGCGAAAATCTCGCTTGTGACGGGCTGGAGCAGTGAAATATCCAAGGCGCTTTATGAGGACCAGGTCCACATCGGCATTATCAGGGGAACACCAGACTGGAAGGGTGTCAAAATCCACCTTTTCAAAGACAGCCTTTACCTGGTTGACACAGAAATCACAAGTCCGGAGCAAGTCCTGGATACAGACCGGCCGTTCATCCAGTTTAAAAGTGATTCGAATTACTATCAGGAAATCCAGGATTGGTGGCTGCGGCAATTCCAGACAGCGCCTAAAAGAACAATCATTGTCGACCAGATTGAAACTTGTAAACAAATGACCTTCAATGGGATTGGCTACGCCATCCTCCCGGCAATTACACTCAATGGGGCTGAAAAGGATATCTTCAAAGTACCGCTTCATGACGAAAACAATGAACCATTAGGAAGGGACACCTGGCTCCTTGGCTACGAATCAGCCTTCCAGTTAAAGCAGGTTCAGGCCTTTATTGAAATCGTCAAGGAACACATAGTCGATTCAAAGAAAAACGATAATTAG
- a CDS encoding C39 family peptidase — translation MKPWHFIGIILPLLGCSHGSPAENQIKTLKTDHEPIVIKEVPEQIQELAVPKPEQKPKVQHQRDKQIMMNVPLIIQNPELKYGCEVTSLAMMLKYAGAETNKMKLFNEIKKDNDPLKRSANGDIISWGDPADGFVGDMTGKRAGYAVFDRPMEELINNYLPGRAVNLTGKNFETVLNHVASGYPAVMWTTGDYRLPDRWESWTHGNEVIKTPLDLHAVVLVGFNDTTVYLNDPLSGRKQVPVNKQRFIETWKAMQSRAVSYR, via the coding sequence ATGAAACCGTGGCATTTCATCGGCATTATTCTTCCATTGCTTGGATGCAGTCACGGCTCGCCCGCCGAAAACCAAATCAAGACCCTCAAGACAGACCATGAACCAATCGTTATCAAGGAAGTTCCTGAACAGATTCAGGAACTGGCGGTCCCGAAACCAGAACAAAAACCAAAAGTACAGCATCAGCGTGACAAACAGATAATGATGAATGTACCCTTGATTATACAAAATCCAGAATTAAAATATGGGTGTGAAGTAACCAGCCTGGCCATGATGCTGAAGTATGCCGGGGCTGAAACGAATAAAATGAAGCTTTTCAATGAGATTAAAAAAGATAATGATCCACTGAAGCGTTCTGCAAATGGGGATATCATAAGCTGGGGCGATCCAGCTGATGGCTTTGTTGGAGATATGACAGGGAAACGCGCAGGGTATGCAGTTTTTGATAGGCCTATGGAAGAGTTGATCAACAATTATCTCCCAGGCCGGGCCGTGAATTTGACCGGCAAAAACTTTGAGACTGTTCTGAATCATGTAGCTTCCGGTTATCCAGCCGTCATGTGGACGACAGGTGACTATCGTCTTCCGGATCGCTGGGAATCATGGACACATGGCAACGAAGTCATAAAAACGCCACTCGACTTACACGCAGTCGTCCTTGTTGGTTTCAATGACACGACTGTCTATCTGAACGACCCTCTTTCAGGCCGAAAACAAGTGCCTGTTAACAAGCAGCGTTTTATTGAAACATGGAAAGCGATGCAATCAAGAGCAGTCAGTTACCGTTAA